A window from Mytilus galloprovincialis chromosome 8, xbMytGall1.hap1.1, whole genome shotgun sequence encodes these proteins:
- the LOC143041968 gene encoding putative phospholipid-transporting ATPase IA isoform X4: MPTIAAPDIHLQSLMQGHYHPMQEVLASETTEDVEPTQQRVIYINSPQPVKYCNNKVSTAKYSWISFLPKFLFEQFRRYANVFFLFISLLQQIPQVSPTGRYTTALPLLFILSVSAIKEIIEDYKRHRQDDAVNNREVFALREGRWILLKWTQLMVGDLVKVTSGQFFPADLIILSSSEPQAMCYIETANLDGETNLKLRQGLPQTAKLLTHDDLLDLSGTVECELPNRHLYDFVGNIRPSGRLAIPVGPDQLLLRGAMLRNTKWIFGVVIYTGHESKLMLNSTSAPLKRSNVERVTNTQIIILFIILIALAMISTIANQIWTNWHLHKDWYMFYDALPPSNFGYNFLTFIILYNNLIPISLQVTLEVVKFIQAIFINWDLDMYYAETDTPAMARTSNLNEELGQVKYIFSDKTGTLTRNVMEFRKCTIAGICYGNDDESCDKFNDQLLLENLQKNHVTAPMIREFLTLLSVCHTVVPETVHEDGQTTLVYQASSPDEAALVQGAKMLGYMFSGRTPQGVTIKVEDREESYDILNVLEFTSTRKRMSVVVRTPDNKIKLYCKGADTVIYERLDDKQAHHEVTLQHLKEFATLGLRTLCIATADVSEEFYEDWKHTYYKASTSIQNRDKKLEEAAELIERNLQLLGATAIEDKLQEGVPDAIANLAKADIKIWVLTGDKQETAINIGYSCKLLTEDMPLIVINEHSLDGTREALRKHVEEFGECLKKDNDVGLIIDGQTLNHIFSVVEPQVKGPRIKRKSLKYGLSCDCRQDFLDIARSCKAVICCRVSPLQKAEIVELVKKSVKAITLAIGDGANDVGMIQAAHVGVGISGVEGLQAACASDYAIAQFRFLNKLLLVHGAWSYSRLCKLILYSFYKNICLYVIEFWFAISNGFSGQILFEKWTIGFYNVLFTAAPPLAIGLFDRICSSESMMKFPALYKASQQAELFNVKVFWMWILNSIFHSVLLFWLPVLSLKHDVAFSDGKVGDYLFLGNFVYTYVVVTVCLKAGLETSAWTWLTHLATWGSIASWFLFLIVYSHVYKVVDLAPEMLGMGSHVLGCSIFWMGLFLIPFTCLIRDIAWKALKRTTHKTLKEEVQEKEKLHEDPTPIVLKLTKRKLTETARLLRNVFTRSPSRMTPGPDQPPPSPTPSHGYAFSQEEHGVMGQAELIRYYDSSKEKPEGL, encoded by the exons ATGCCGACAATAGCTGCTCCAGATATACACCTACAGAGTTTAATGCAGGGAC ATTACCATCCAATGCAAGAAGTTTTAGCATCAGAGACAACAGAAGATGTTGAACCTACACAGCAAAGAGTTATATACATTAACTCTCCACAGCCCGTCAAATACTGTAACAACAAAGTCAG cacTGCAAAATACAGCTGGATATCATTCCTACCCAAGTTTTTGTTCGAGCAGTTTAGAAGATATGCCAATGTTTTCTTCCTTTTCATATCATTACTACAG CAAATACCCCAAGTATCACCCACAGGAAGATATACCACAGCCTTGCCACTTCTGTTCATACTGTCAGTGTCAGCCATTAAAGAAATCATAGAAGATTAT aaaaGACACAGACAAGATGATGCTGTAAACAACAGGGAGGTCTTTG CGTTGAGAGAGGGACGTTGGATTTTGTTGAAATGGACCCAGTTAATGGTTGGAGATCTGGTAAAGGTGACCAGCGGTCAATTCTTTCCAGCTGACCTTATTATACTCTCATCAAG TGAGCCTCAAGCTATGTGTTACATAGAGACAGCTAACTTGGATGGAGAAACTAATCTTAAACTTAGACAG GGGTTACCACAGACAGCTAAACTACTGACCCATGATGACTTACTGGATTTGTCAGGAACAGTAGAATGTGAGCTGCCTAACAGACATTTATATGATTTTGTGGGAAACATTAGACCTTCTGGGAGATT AGCAATACCAGTAGGACCAGACCAGCTATTGTTAAGAGGAGCTATGTTGAGGAACACTAAATGGATATTTG GTGTGGTAATCTACACAGGACATGAAAGTAAATTGATGTTAAATTCTACATCAGCTCCATTAAAAAGATCTAATGTAGAACGTGTCACCAATACTCAAATCATCATACTATTTATCATTCTGATAGCGTTAGCCATGATTAGTACTATAGCTAATCAGATCTGGACAAACTGGCATCTTCACAAAGATTGGTACATGTTTTATGATG CTCTTCCACCAAGCAATTTTGGATACAACTTTTTGACCTTCATAATTCTGTATAACAACCTTATACCTATCAGCTTACAGGTTACATTAGAAGTTGTCAAATTTATACAGGCAATATTTATAAACTGG GATTTGGATATGTATTATGCAGAAACAGATACCCCTGCAATGGCTAGGACATCAAATCTAAACGAGGAGTTGGGACAG GTGAAGTATATATTCTCTGACAAGACAGGAACACTGACCAGAAATGTAATGGAATTCAGAAAGTGTACTATAGCAGGTATCTGTTATGG aaATGATGATGAAAGTTGTGATAAATTTAATGATCAATTGCTATTAGAAAATCTACAGAAGAATCATGTGACAGCTCCAATGATCAGAGAATTCCTAACGTTGTTGTCTGTATGTCATACTGTTGTTCCAGAGACTGTCCATGAAGATGGTCAAACTACTCTTGTATATCAAGCTTCATCTCCAG ATGAGGCTGCCTTAGTTCAGGGTGCTAAGATGTTAGGTTACATGTTTTCTGGTAGAACTCCACAAGGTGTTACTATAAAAGTT gaAGATAGAGAAGAAAGCTATGACatattaaatgttttagaatttacAAG TACAAGAAAAAGAATGTCTGTGGTCGTGAGAACACcagataataaaataaaactgtactGTAAAGGAGCT GATACAGTAATATATGAAAGACTAGATGATAAACAAGCACACCATGAGGTGACTTTACAGCATTTAAAAGAATTTGCTACTTTAG GTTTAAGAACATTATGTATAGCTACTGCTGATGTATCAGAAGAGTTTTATGAAGATTGGAAACACACTTATTATAAAGCCAGTACTTCTATCCAGAACAGGGATAAAAAGTTAGAAGAGGCAGCAGAACTTATAGAGAGG AATCTCCAATTACTTGGTGCTACAGCAATTGAAGACAAACTTCAGGAG GGTGTACCAGACGCTATTGCCAACTTAGCCAAAGCTGACATTAAAATCTGGGTATTAACTGGTGATAAACAGGAAACAGCTATAAATATAG GATATTCCTGCAAGCTTTTAACAGAAGATATGCCACTCATTGTTATCAATGAACACAGCTTAGAT GGAACCAGAGAAGCTCTAAGAAAACATGTAGAAGAATTTGGAGAATGCTTAAAGAAAGATAATGATGTTGGATTAATTATAGATGGACAG ACTTTGAATCATATATTTTCTGTGGTTGAACCTCAAGTCAAAGGGCCAAGAATAAAACGAaag AGTTTGAAGTATGGTTTATCATGTGACTGTAGACAAGACTTTCTAGACATAGCTAGATCTTGTAAGGCGGTGATCTGTTGTAG ggTATCACCTTTACAGAAAGCAGAAATAGTAGAACTAGTCAAAAAATCAGTTAAAGCCATCACATTAGCCATAGGTGATGGGGCTAATGATGTTGGTATGATTCAG GCAGCTCATGTAGGAGTAGGTATAAGTGGTGTAGAAGGATTACAGGCAGCATGTGCATCAGACTACGCAATAGCTCAG TTCCGATTCCTCAACAAATTACTTCTAGTCCATGGAGCCTGGAGCTATTCTAGATTGTGTAAACTTATTCTATActcattttacaaaaatatatgtcTCTATGTTATTGAG TTTTGGTTTGCCATTTCTAATGGATTCTCAGGACAAATTTTATTTGAGAAGTGGACCATTGGGTTTTATAATGTG cTATTCACAGCTGCACCACCATTAGCTATAGGTCTGTTTGACAGAATATGTAGTTCTGAAAGCATGATGAAGTTTCCAGCACTGTATAAAGCATCACAGCAAGCAGAACTCTTCAATGTAAAG GTGTTTTGGATGTGGATACTTAATTCTATATTTCattctgttttattattttggCTACCGGTCTTATCTTTAAAACATG ATGTAGCCTTTTCTGATGGAAAAGTAGGagattatttatttttaggaaattttgtatatact TATGTAGTAGTAACTGTATGTTTAAAAGCAGGATTAGAAACTAGTGCTTGGACCTGG TTAACACATTTAGCCACCTGGGGTAGTATAGCCAGCTGGTTTTTATTTCTCATTGTATATAGCCATGTATATAAAGTAGTAGACCTGGCCCCAGAAATGTTGGGAATG GGTTCACATGTGTTAGGATGTTCCATATTTTGGATGGGACTTTTCCTTATACCATTTACATGTTTAATCAGAGATATTGCTTGGAAAGC ATTAAAGAGGACCACACACAAAACCTTAAAGGAAGAAGTTCAGGAGAAAGAAAAGTTACATGAAGATCCTACTCCTATAGTACTTAAACTGACTAAGAGAAA attgacAGAAACAGCAAGACTGCTACGCAATGTATTCACTCGATCCCCAAGTAGGATGACACCAGGACCTGATCAGCCTC CACCCTCACCTACACCATCAC
- the LOC143041968 gene encoding putative phospholipid-transporting ATPase IA isoform X6, translating to MPTIAAPDIHLQSLMQGHYHPMQEVLASETTEDVEPTQQRVIYINSPQPVKYCNNKVSTAKYSWISFLPKFLFEQFRRYANVFFLFISLLQQIPQVSPTGRYTTALPLLFILSVSAIKEIIEDYKRHRQDDAVNNREVFALREGRWILLKWTQLMVGDLVKVTSGQFFPADLIILSSSEPQAMCYIETANLDGETNLKLRQGLPQTAKLLTHDDLLDLSGTVECELPNRHLYDFVGNIRPSGRLAIPVGPDQLLLRGAMLRNTKWIFGVVIYTGHESKLMLNSTSAPLKRSNVERVTNTQIIILFIILIALAMISTIANQIWTNWHLHKDWYMFYDALPPSNFGYNFLTFIILYNNLIPISLQVTLEVVKFIQAIFINWDLDMYYAETDTPAMARTSNLNEELGQVKYIFSDKTGTLTRNVMEFRKCTIAGICYGNDDESCDKFNDQLLLENLQKNHVTAPMIREFLTLLSVCHTVVPETVHEDGQTTLVYQASSPDEAALVQGAKMLGYMFSGRTPQGVTIKVEDREESYDILNVLEFTSTRKRMSVVVRTPDNKIKLYCKGADTVIYERLDDKQAHHEVTLQHLKEFATLGLRTLCIATADVSEEFYEDWKHTYYKASTSIQNRDKKLEEAAELIERNLQLLGATAIEDKLQEGVPDAIANLAKADIKIWVLTGDKQETAINIGYSCKLLTEDMPLIVINEHSLDGTREALRKHVEEFGECLKKDNDVGLIIDGQSLKYGLSCDCRQDFLDIARSCKAVICCRVSPLQKAEIVELVKKSVKAITLAIGDGANDVGMIQAAHVGVGISGVEGLQAACASDYAIAQFRFLNKLLLVHGAWSYSRLCKLILYSFYKNICLYVIEFWFAISNGFSGQILFEKWTIGFYNVLFTAAPPLAIGLFDRICSSESMMKFPALYKASQQAELFNVKVFWMWILNSIFHSVLLFWLPVLSLKHDVAFSDGKVGDYLFLGNFVYTYVVVTVCLKAGLETSAWTWLTHLATWGSIASWFLFLIVYSHVYKVVDLAPEMLGMGSHVLGCSIFWMGLFLIPFTCLIRDIAWKALKRTTHKTLKEEVQEKEKLHEDPTPIVLKLTKRKLTETARLLRNVFTRSPSRMTPGPDQPPPSPTPSRGVAVQLIRDGYAFSQEEHGVMGQAELIRYYDSSKEKPEGL from the exons ATGCCGACAATAGCTGCTCCAGATATACACCTACAGAGTTTAATGCAGGGAC ATTACCATCCAATGCAAGAAGTTTTAGCATCAGAGACAACAGAAGATGTTGAACCTACACAGCAAAGAGTTATATACATTAACTCTCCACAGCCCGTCAAATACTGTAACAACAAAGTCAG cacTGCAAAATACAGCTGGATATCATTCCTACCCAAGTTTTTGTTCGAGCAGTTTAGAAGATATGCCAATGTTTTCTTCCTTTTCATATCATTACTACAG CAAATACCCCAAGTATCACCCACAGGAAGATATACCACAGCCTTGCCACTTCTGTTCATACTGTCAGTGTCAGCCATTAAAGAAATCATAGAAGATTAT aaaaGACACAGACAAGATGATGCTGTAAACAACAGGGAGGTCTTTG CGTTGAGAGAGGGACGTTGGATTTTGTTGAAATGGACCCAGTTAATGGTTGGAGATCTGGTAAAGGTGACCAGCGGTCAATTCTTTCCAGCTGACCTTATTATACTCTCATCAAG TGAGCCTCAAGCTATGTGTTACATAGAGACAGCTAACTTGGATGGAGAAACTAATCTTAAACTTAGACAG GGGTTACCACAGACAGCTAAACTACTGACCCATGATGACTTACTGGATTTGTCAGGAACAGTAGAATGTGAGCTGCCTAACAGACATTTATATGATTTTGTGGGAAACATTAGACCTTCTGGGAGATT AGCAATACCAGTAGGACCAGACCAGCTATTGTTAAGAGGAGCTATGTTGAGGAACACTAAATGGATATTTG GTGTGGTAATCTACACAGGACATGAAAGTAAATTGATGTTAAATTCTACATCAGCTCCATTAAAAAGATCTAATGTAGAACGTGTCACCAATACTCAAATCATCATACTATTTATCATTCTGATAGCGTTAGCCATGATTAGTACTATAGCTAATCAGATCTGGACAAACTGGCATCTTCACAAAGATTGGTACATGTTTTATGATG CTCTTCCACCAAGCAATTTTGGATACAACTTTTTGACCTTCATAATTCTGTATAACAACCTTATACCTATCAGCTTACAGGTTACATTAGAAGTTGTCAAATTTATACAGGCAATATTTATAAACTGG GATTTGGATATGTATTATGCAGAAACAGATACCCCTGCAATGGCTAGGACATCAAATCTAAACGAGGAGTTGGGACAG GTGAAGTATATATTCTCTGACAAGACAGGAACACTGACCAGAAATGTAATGGAATTCAGAAAGTGTACTATAGCAGGTATCTGTTATGG aaATGATGATGAAAGTTGTGATAAATTTAATGATCAATTGCTATTAGAAAATCTACAGAAGAATCATGTGACAGCTCCAATGATCAGAGAATTCCTAACGTTGTTGTCTGTATGTCATACTGTTGTTCCAGAGACTGTCCATGAAGATGGTCAAACTACTCTTGTATATCAAGCTTCATCTCCAG ATGAGGCTGCCTTAGTTCAGGGTGCTAAGATGTTAGGTTACATGTTTTCTGGTAGAACTCCACAAGGTGTTACTATAAAAGTT gaAGATAGAGAAGAAAGCTATGACatattaaatgttttagaatttacAAG TACAAGAAAAAGAATGTCTGTGGTCGTGAGAACACcagataataaaataaaactgtactGTAAAGGAGCT GATACAGTAATATATGAAAGACTAGATGATAAACAAGCACACCATGAGGTGACTTTACAGCATTTAAAAGAATTTGCTACTTTAG GTTTAAGAACATTATGTATAGCTACTGCTGATGTATCAGAAGAGTTTTATGAAGATTGGAAACACACTTATTATAAAGCCAGTACTTCTATCCAGAACAGGGATAAAAAGTTAGAAGAGGCAGCAGAACTTATAGAGAGG AATCTCCAATTACTTGGTGCTACAGCAATTGAAGACAAACTTCAGGAG GGTGTACCAGACGCTATTGCCAACTTAGCCAAAGCTGACATTAAAATCTGGGTATTAACTGGTGATAAACAGGAAACAGCTATAAATATAG GATATTCCTGCAAGCTTTTAACAGAAGATATGCCACTCATTGTTATCAATGAACACAGCTTAGAT GGAACCAGAGAAGCTCTAAGAAAACATGTAGAAGAATTTGGAGAATGCTTAAAGAAAGATAATGATGTTGGATTAATTATAGATGGACAG AGTTTGAAGTATGGTTTATCATGTGACTGTAGACAAGACTTTCTAGACATAGCTAGATCTTGTAAGGCGGTGATCTGTTGTAG ggTATCACCTTTACAGAAAGCAGAAATAGTAGAACTAGTCAAAAAATCAGTTAAAGCCATCACATTAGCCATAGGTGATGGGGCTAATGATGTTGGTATGATTCAG GCAGCTCATGTAGGAGTAGGTATAAGTGGTGTAGAAGGATTACAGGCAGCATGTGCATCAGACTACGCAATAGCTCAG TTCCGATTCCTCAACAAATTACTTCTAGTCCATGGAGCCTGGAGCTATTCTAGATTGTGTAAACTTATTCTATActcattttacaaaaatatatgtcTCTATGTTATTGAG TTTTGGTTTGCCATTTCTAATGGATTCTCAGGACAAATTTTATTTGAGAAGTGGACCATTGGGTTTTATAATGTG cTATTCACAGCTGCACCACCATTAGCTATAGGTCTGTTTGACAGAATATGTAGTTCTGAAAGCATGATGAAGTTTCCAGCACTGTATAAAGCATCACAGCAAGCAGAACTCTTCAATGTAAAG GTGTTTTGGATGTGGATACTTAATTCTATATTTCattctgttttattattttggCTACCGGTCTTATCTTTAAAACATG ATGTAGCCTTTTCTGATGGAAAAGTAGGagattatttatttttaggaaattttgtatatact TATGTAGTAGTAACTGTATGTTTAAAAGCAGGATTAGAAACTAGTGCTTGGACCTGG TTAACACATTTAGCCACCTGGGGTAGTATAGCCAGCTGGTTTTTATTTCTCATTGTATATAGCCATGTATATAAAGTAGTAGACCTGGCCCCAGAAATGTTGGGAATG GGTTCACATGTGTTAGGATGTTCCATATTTTGGATGGGACTTTTCCTTATACCATTTACATGTTTAATCAGAGATATTGCTTGGAAAGC ATTAAAGAGGACCACACACAAAACCTTAAAGGAAGAAGTTCAGGAGAAAGAAAAGTTACATGAAGATCCTACTCCTATAGTACTTAAACTGACTAAGAGAAA attgacAGAAACAGCAAGACTGCTACGCAATGTATTCACTCGATCCCCAAGTAGGATGACACCAGGACCTGATCAGCCTC CACCCTCACCTACACCATCAC GAGGTGTTGCAGTCCAATTGATTCGTG
- the LOC143041968 gene encoding putative phospholipid-transporting ATPase IA isoform X7 has protein sequence MQEVLASETTEDVEPTQQRVIYINSPQPVKYCNNKVSTAKYSWISFLPKFLFEQFRRYANVFFLFISLLQQIPQVSPTGRYTTALPLLFILSVSAIKEIIEDYKRHRQDDAVNNREVFALREGRWILLKWTQLMVGDLVKVTSGQFFPADLIILSSSEPQAMCYIETANLDGETNLKLRQGLPQTAKLLTHDDLLDLSGTVECELPNRHLYDFVGNIRPSGRLAIPVGPDQLLLRGAMLRNTKWIFGVVIYTGHESKLMLNSTSAPLKRSNVERVTNTQIIILFIILIALAMISTIANQIWTNWHLHKDWYMFYDALPPSNFGYNFLTFIILYNNLIPISLQVTLEVVKFIQAIFINWDLDMYYAETDTPAMARTSNLNEELGQVKYIFSDKTGTLTRNVMEFRKCTIAGICYGNDDESCDKFNDQLLLENLQKNHVTAPMIREFLTLLSVCHTVVPETVHEDGQTTLVYQASSPDEAALVQGAKMLGYMFSGRTPQGVTIKVEDREESYDILNVLEFTSTRKRMSVVVRTPDNKIKLYCKGADTVIYERLDDKQAHHEVTLQHLKEFATLGLRTLCIATADVSEEFYEDWKHTYYKASTSIQNRDKKLEEAAELIERNLQLLGATAIEDKLQEGVPDAIANLAKADIKIWVLTGDKQETAINIGYSCKLLTEDMPLIVINEHSLDGTREALRKHVEEFGECLKKDNDVGLIIDGQTLNHIFSVVEPQVKGPRIKRKSLKYGLSCDCRQDFLDIARSCKAVICCRVSPLQKAEIVELVKKSVKAITLAIGDGANDVGMIQAAHVGVGISGVEGLQAACASDYAIAQFRFLNKLLLVHGAWSYSRLCKLILYSFYKNICLYVIEFWFAISNGFSGQILFEKWTIGFYNVLFTAAPPLAIGLFDRICSSESMMKFPALYKASQQAELFNVKVFWMWILNSIFHSVLLFWLPVLSLKHDVAFSDGKVGDYLFLGNFVYTYVVVTVCLKAGLETSAWTWLTHLATWGSIASWFLFLIVYSHVYKVVDLAPEMLGMGSHVLGCSIFWMGLFLIPFTCLIRDIAWKALKRTTHKTLKEEVQEKEKLHEDPTPIVLKLTKRKLTETARLLRNVFTRSPSRMTPGPDQPPPSPTPSRGVAVQLIRDGYAFSQEEHGVMGQAELIRYYDSSKEKPEGL, from the exons ATGCAAGAAGTTTTAGCATCAGAGACAACAGAAGATGTTGAACCTACACAGCAAAGAGTTATATACATTAACTCTCCACAGCCCGTCAAATACTGTAACAACAAAGTCAG cacTGCAAAATACAGCTGGATATCATTCCTACCCAAGTTTTTGTTCGAGCAGTTTAGAAGATATGCCAATGTTTTCTTCCTTTTCATATCATTACTACAG CAAATACCCCAAGTATCACCCACAGGAAGATATACCACAGCCTTGCCACTTCTGTTCATACTGTCAGTGTCAGCCATTAAAGAAATCATAGAAGATTAT aaaaGACACAGACAAGATGATGCTGTAAACAACAGGGAGGTCTTTG CGTTGAGAGAGGGACGTTGGATTTTGTTGAAATGGACCCAGTTAATGGTTGGAGATCTGGTAAAGGTGACCAGCGGTCAATTCTTTCCAGCTGACCTTATTATACTCTCATCAAG TGAGCCTCAAGCTATGTGTTACATAGAGACAGCTAACTTGGATGGAGAAACTAATCTTAAACTTAGACAG GGGTTACCACAGACAGCTAAACTACTGACCCATGATGACTTACTGGATTTGTCAGGAACAGTAGAATGTGAGCTGCCTAACAGACATTTATATGATTTTGTGGGAAACATTAGACCTTCTGGGAGATT AGCAATACCAGTAGGACCAGACCAGCTATTGTTAAGAGGAGCTATGTTGAGGAACACTAAATGGATATTTG GTGTGGTAATCTACACAGGACATGAAAGTAAATTGATGTTAAATTCTACATCAGCTCCATTAAAAAGATCTAATGTAGAACGTGTCACCAATACTCAAATCATCATACTATTTATCATTCTGATAGCGTTAGCCATGATTAGTACTATAGCTAATCAGATCTGGACAAACTGGCATCTTCACAAAGATTGGTACATGTTTTATGATG CTCTTCCACCAAGCAATTTTGGATACAACTTTTTGACCTTCATAATTCTGTATAACAACCTTATACCTATCAGCTTACAGGTTACATTAGAAGTTGTCAAATTTATACAGGCAATATTTATAAACTGG GATTTGGATATGTATTATGCAGAAACAGATACCCCTGCAATGGCTAGGACATCAAATCTAAACGAGGAGTTGGGACAG GTGAAGTATATATTCTCTGACAAGACAGGAACACTGACCAGAAATGTAATGGAATTCAGAAAGTGTACTATAGCAGGTATCTGTTATGG aaATGATGATGAAAGTTGTGATAAATTTAATGATCAATTGCTATTAGAAAATCTACAGAAGAATCATGTGACAGCTCCAATGATCAGAGAATTCCTAACGTTGTTGTCTGTATGTCATACTGTTGTTCCAGAGACTGTCCATGAAGATGGTCAAACTACTCTTGTATATCAAGCTTCATCTCCAG ATGAGGCTGCCTTAGTTCAGGGTGCTAAGATGTTAGGTTACATGTTTTCTGGTAGAACTCCACAAGGTGTTACTATAAAAGTT gaAGATAGAGAAGAAAGCTATGACatattaaatgttttagaatttacAAG TACAAGAAAAAGAATGTCTGTGGTCGTGAGAACACcagataataaaataaaactgtactGTAAAGGAGCT GATACAGTAATATATGAAAGACTAGATGATAAACAAGCACACCATGAGGTGACTTTACAGCATTTAAAAGAATTTGCTACTTTAG GTTTAAGAACATTATGTATAGCTACTGCTGATGTATCAGAAGAGTTTTATGAAGATTGGAAACACACTTATTATAAAGCCAGTACTTCTATCCAGAACAGGGATAAAAAGTTAGAAGAGGCAGCAGAACTTATAGAGAGG AATCTCCAATTACTTGGTGCTACAGCAATTGAAGACAAACTTCAGGAG GGTGTACCAGACGCTATTGCCAACTTAGCCAAAGCTGACATTAAAATCTGGGTATTAACTGGTGATAAACAGGAAACAGCTATAAATATAG GATATTCCTGCAAGCTTTTAACAGAAGATATGCCACTCATTGTTATCAATGAACACAGCTTAGAT GGAACCAGAGAAGCTCTAAGAAAACATGTAGAAGAATTTGGAGAATGCTTAAAGAAAGATAATGATGTTGGATTAATTATAGATGGACAG ACTTTGAATCATATATTTTCTGTGGTTGAACCTCAAGTCAAAGGGCCAAGAATAAAACGAaag AGTTTGAAGTATGGTTTATCATGTGACTGTAGACAAGACTTTCTAGACATAGCTAGATCTTGTAAGGCGGTGATCTGTTGTAG ggTATCACCTTTACAGAAAGCAGAAATAGTAGAACTAGTCAAAAAATCAGTTAAAGCCATCACATTAGCCATAGGTGATGGGGCTAATGATGTTGGTATGATTCAG GCAGCTCATGTAGGAGTAGGTATAAGTGGTGTAGAAGGATTACAGGCAGCATGTGCATCAGACTACGCAATAGCTCAG TTCCGATTCCTCAACAAATTACTTCTAGTCCATGGAGCCTGGAGCTATTCTAGATTGTGTAAACTTATTCTATActcattttacaaaaatatatgtcTCTATGTTATTGAG TTTTGGTTTGCCATTTCTAATGGATTCTCAGGACAAATTTTATTTGAGAAGTGGACCATTGGGTTTTATAATGTG cTATTCACAGCTGCACCACCATTAGCTATAGGTCTGTTTGACAGAATATGTAGTTCTGAAAGCATGATGAAGTTTCCAGCACTGTATAAAGCATCACAGCAAGCAGAACTCTTCAATGTAAAG GTGTTTTGGATGTGGATACTTAATTCTATATTTCattctgttttattattttggCTACCGGTCTTATCTTTAAAACATG ATGTAGCCTTTTCTGATGGAAAAGTAGGagattatttatttttaggaaattttgtatatact TATGTAGTAGTAACTGTATGTTTAAAAGCAGGATTAGAAACTAGTGCTTGGACCTGG TTAACACATTTAGCCACCTGGGGTAGTATAGCCAGCTGGTTTTTATTTCTCATTGTATATAGCCATGTATATAAAGTAGTAGACCTGGCCCCAGAAATGTTGGGAATG GGTTCACATGTGTTAGGATGTTCCATATTTTGGATGGGACTTTTCCTTATACCATTTACATGTTTAATCAGAGATATTGCTTGGAAAGC ATTAAAGAGGACCACACACAAAACCTTAAAGGAAGAAGTTCAGGAGAAAGAAAAGTTACATGAAGATCCTACTCCTATAGTACTTAAACTGACTAAGAGAAA attgacAGAAACAGCAAGACTGCTACGCAATGTATTCACTCGATCCCCAAGTAGGATGACACCAGGACCTGATCAGCCTC CACCCTCACCTACACCATCAC GAGGTGTTGCAGTCCAATTGATTCGTG